The Comamonas piscis region GGCTGACGACCAGCGGCGGCAGAAACCACAGCCAGCTGCAGACATAGCGCAGCATGGCGCGGCCTTGGCTCAGGGGTTGGCCGTTGCGGCTGACGATGCGGATATGCCAGGTCTTCATCGCCAGGGTCTGGCCCTTGTGCCAGAACCAGGTGAAGTAGATGCCAAAGATGATAAACAGAAACAGCTGAAGGCCATGGCGGTTGTCCAGCCCATGGCGGGTCTGGCTCAGCGCGCTGTACAGGTAGCCGGCCATGAAGACCACGCCAAACATCAGCATGCCTTCGTACAGCCAGCAGGCCATGCGCCGGGTGAGGCGGGGCGCACGCAACAGCGGCTGGGCAACAGCACTGGGGCTGGTGGGTGGTTCTGCTGGGCGGGCGTCGGGCTGCATGCTGCCAGTATCAGGTAGGCGGGTGTACCGGGCTGTCGCTGCTGCGCGACTGCGGTGCGCTCATCGGCGGCCGGCTTGGGCTGTCGAGTGGCGGCAGCGGCGATGAGGTCACCGGCGCCGGCATCTGGATGGGGGCGATCTCCACCACGGGGGCCGCAGGCGCAGCGACCGGTGGTGCAGGCAAGGGAGCCGGTGCGCTGGGAGCCGGTGCCGGCGTGGGGGCAGGGCCCGTCAACGGTCCCACTTCCACCGGGGTGACCATGCCGCGCGACTGCACGCGGATCTCGGGCGGTGGCAAGATCTTGGGTGGATTGGCGCGGTTGGGATTGATGGCCGCTGCCGGCACCTTGACCAGGCGGCCCGCACTGCGGGCCGAGGGGCGGGGCGCCAGCGCCACGCCTCCGTGGTAGAGCACGCCGCCTTGGGCCAGGCGCTTGCGCTCACGGGCGCTCAAGGCCTGGTAGTCTTCCCAGAGTTTGCGTTTTTCTTCCGCAGTCAGGCTGCTGATGTTGCTGTAGTTGAGCCGCGCCTGGCTTTGGTCCGTCAGGCTGAACTTGGCCCATTCCTTCATGTGCTCGGCAATGCGCTGCTGCTCTTCAGGTGAAAAGTCGTCAAAGCTGTCGGCAATCATGGTCCAGCGGTTTTTTTGCTGGGTGGTCAGCCAGTTCCACTGCTCTTGGAGAGGGGCCAGCACGGTTTGCTGGTCGTCATCGAGCGCATCCCAGCTGGGGCCTTCGTTGCGGGGGCTGATGGAGCGGGTGACGCTGTTGGCGCTGACCAGGTCAGTGGCGGCGCTGCCGTAGATGTTGGCGGCCTTGTTGCCGGCATAGACGCCCACAACAGCAAAAGCAGCCAGCAAAATACTGGCTGCTATTGCGGGGATGGCCGAAGGGGCGGGCGTGCTGCCGGCTACCTCGTCGTTATCGTAATCGTGTCTCAACGCTTGTCATTGGGCTGCTTTTGGGCAGCAATCTTCAGAAACTGGGTAAAGCCAGGATCAGTATAGGCGCTTGGCGGCAGCTCGTCAGCCAGCAAGGTGGCATCGTACTCGGCCATTTCGCTGGCACCTTCATCGGCTTGCACGCCATTGAAGAAAGCCAGACCCGCGACCATGGCGCTCAGCGGCACCGCGGACACCACGGCGCGCCACCAGTTGCGCTTGCCAGAAGGCGCAGCGGCCTCTTGCTGGGGCTGGCGTGCAATGGCCGGCACCGCCACCACCTTGCGGCGTGACAGCGCGCGCTCCCGAGCCGCTCGCAAACGTTCGCTGATGTCGTAGTCGAGATCAGCCTCGGCTTCGCTCAGCCGGGCGGTAACGCGGCGGGCAAAAATTTCAGCATGGACAACGGTTTGGGCGGTGTTTAAGCGGTTCATAGCACGATTCCTTTGGCCTTGAGCACCTTACTCAAGGTTTGGATGGCGCGAAAGCAGTGGGTTTTTACACTTCCCTCTGAGCAGCCCATGGCTGCGGCAGTCTCTGCAATGTCCATCTCTTCCCAATAACGCATCAGGAACGCTTCGCGTTGACGCGCTGGCAACTGTTGTATCTCTTTTTCTATTAATGCAAGGGTTTGTTTGCGGTTGGTGTGGTCCTCGGCACTTTGCTCCGCGTCTCCATTGTCGGCGTTGTAGATATCGAGCAGGTTGAATTCCCCCTCGTCATCCGGGCCTTCAAAGTCGCTCATCGTCGTAAAGAGCGCATTGCGCGTCTTTTGACGGCGGAACCAGTCCAGAGTGCTGTTGGACAGGATACGCTGAAACAGCATGGGCAGCTCGTTGGGCGGCTTGTCCCCATAGTGCTCAGCCAGCTTCATCATGCTGTCTTGCACGATGTCGAGCGCGGCTTCCTGGTCGCGCACATGAAAAAGCGAGCGCTTGAAAGCTCGCTTTTCAACGCTTTTCAGAAAGTCGGACAGTTCTCGTTCTGTGGCCAAATCGTACCCAACACCGTGGTTATTCAGAGATTTCTCGCTTTTTACCCGGGCAAATAAACCAAGTGTGGCAAAAAACACCGCATCAAGCCCTAGATTATCGCATCCTATCGAAAAAAAATCCGTGGCTTGTCGCAAAGCAATGCTGCAGTGCGATAATGTATAAGCATCAAAAAGCAAAAGGGTCACGGTCCGGCGTCGCAAGCATCTCGCCTATGTCCGTTGGCCTCAAGTTCCAAGCAGGCTCCACAAGAGCTGGGCGAGGAGCACCAGAGGTTTTTCGTTAGAGAAATTCACAAAGGTTGATCATGGAAATGTCCAAGGCCGAACAGAACTCGGCGCAGGCGGCGAACCAGTCCGCACAAAAATCACAAGAACTCATGGGCGCTGAAGTGCTGGTCAAAGCACTGCAGGCCGAAGGCGTACAGCAGCTGTGGGGCTACCCCGGCGGTGCCGTTCTCTACATCTACGACGCGCTCTACAAACAAGACACCATCAACCATGTGCTGGTACGCCACGAACAGGCGGCCGTGCATGCAGCAGACGGCTTTGCCCGCGCCACAGGCGAGGTGGGTGTGGCCCTGGTGACCTCCGGCCCCGGCTTGACGAATGCAGTCACCGGTATTGCCACTGCTTACACAGACAGCATCCCGATTGTGGTGAT contains the following coding sequences:
- a CDS encoding RDD family protein produces the protein MQPDARPAEPPTSPSAVAQPLLRAPRLTRRMACWLYEGMLMFGVVFMAGYLYSALSQTRHGLDNRHGLQLFLFIIFGIYFTWFWHKGQTLAMKTWHIRIVSRNGQPLSQGRAMLRYVCSWLWFLPPLVVSLPFGLPVKEILVLLTGWIVVWALASRLHPQGQFWHDVLAGTRLVSAERPAPATPVVHPSA
- a CDS encoding DUF3106 domain-containing protein; amino-acid sequence: MRHDYDNDEVAGSTPAPSAIPAIAASILLAAFAVVGVYAGNKAANIYGSAATDLVSANSVTRSISPRNEGPSWDALDDDQQTVLAPLQEQWNWLTTQQKNRWTMIADSFDDFSPEEQQRIAEHMKEWAKFSLTDQSQARLNYSNISSLTAEEKRKLWEDYQALSARERKRLAQGGVLYHGGVALAPRPSARSAGRLVKVPAAAINPNRANPPKILPPPEIRVQSRGMVTPVEVGPLTGPAPTPAPAPSAPAPLPAPPVAAPAAPVVEIAPIQMPAPVTSSPLPPLDSPSRPPMSAPQSRSSDSPVHPPT
- a CDS encoding DUF3619 family protein encodes the protein MNRLNTAQTVVHAEIFARRVTARLSEAEADLDYDISERLRAARERALSRRKVVAVPAIARQPQQEAAAPSGKRNWWRAVVSAVPLSAMVAGLAFFNGVQADEGASEMAEYDATLLADELPPSAYTDPGFTQFLKIAAQKQPNDKR
- a CDS encoding RNA polymerase sigma factor, translating into MATERELSDFLKSVEKRAFKRSLFHVRDQEAALDIVQDSMMKLAEHYGDKPPNELPMLFQRILSNSTLDWFRRQKTRNALFTTMSDFEGPDDEGEFNLLDIYNADNGDAEQSAEDHTNRKQTLALIEKEIQQLPARQREAFLMRYWEEMDIAETAAAMGCSEGSVKTHCFRAIQTLSKVLKAKGIVL